One window from the genome of Canis aureus isolate CA01 chromosome 18, VMU_Caureus_v.1.0, whole genome shotgun sequence encodes:
- the WIPF3 gene encoding WAS/WASL-interacting protein family member 3 isoform X3 — MPVPPPPPPPPLPPPPPPLGAPPPPPPPAPPVGTDTSSLRKADPKGRSALLADIQQGTRLRKVTQINDRSAPQIESSKGTNKEGGGSANSRGGSTPPALGDLFAGGFPVLRPAGQRDLAGGKTGQAPGSRAPSPRLPIKTLGGPPNPPASPRLGNASEAHGATRTVPPRPSMPAPPPPTPPPPPPPPPLPPPLPPSSPSKAPLVSPPGPLTKGNPPGVAPPLPSAPPPPPPPPPPLPTPLPPTLASVLGDRAAKPQLAPLHLPPMPPPLPLLPPCGYPGLNAEAASPAQDVREPPAPPPPPPPPPLYASCIPRSSVPAPPLPGANNSGEAPLLLPPKSPSFQAQPPKSGTQALLVPPAPPGSQMFLQKKRPGRGPGTSGGKLNPPPAPPARSPTTELSSRSQQAWTPTQQAWTPTQQPGGQLRNGNLHIIDDFESKFTFHTVEDFPPPDEYKPCQKVYPSKIPRRMPGWLSG; from the exons GTAGGCACAGACACTTCCAGCCTGAGAAAGGCGGACCCCAAAGGTCGGAGTGCGTTGTTGGCTGATATCCAGCAAGGAACTCGCCTACGAAAAGTCACACAGATCAATGACCGCAGTGCCCCACAAATCGAGA GTTCTAAAGGAACCAACAAAGAAGGAGGGGGATCTGCAAACTCTCGAGGTGGAAGCACACCGCCAGCCCTGGGAGATCTGTTTGCTGGTGGCTTTCCTGTGTTGAGACCAGCCGGCCAGAGGGATTTGGCAG GTGGCAAGACAGGGCAGGCCCCTGGCTCCCGCGCACCTTCTCCCCGGCTTCCCATCAAAACTCTCGGGGGCCCACCTAACCCCCCTGCATCTCCCAGGCTAGGCAATGCCTCTGAGGCTCATGGCGCTACCAGGACAGTCCCTCCTCGCCCCAGCATGcctgccccacctcctcccaccccacctccacccccacctcctccccccctccccccacccctgcccccgtCCTCCCCCAGCAAAGCTCCGCTGGTGTCCCCACCTGGCCCACTCACCAAAGGGAACCCCCCTGGGGTTGCACCCCCTCTCCCCTCcgcacctccccctccccctcctcccccacctcctctcccaaccccactcccacccaccctgGCCTCCGTTCTCGGTGACAGAGCAGCTAAGCCTCAGCTAGCCCCCTTGCACCTGCCGCCCATGCCACCGCCACTCCCTCTTCTCCCACCCTGTGGGTATCCCGGGCTCAATGCAGAGGCTGCCAGCCCTGCCCAAGATGTTCGGGAGCCTCCtgccccaccacctccaccacctccaccccctctTTATGCCTCCTGTATCCCGAGGTCCTCTGTGCCTGCGCCTCCTTTGCCAGGAGCTAACAACAGTGGTGAAGCCCCACTCCTGCTGCCCCCCAAGTCTCCCAGCTTCCAGGCCCAGCCACCCAAGTCCGGCACGCAGGCCTTGCTGGTACCACCAGCCCCTCCGGGATCCCAGATGTTCCTGCAGAAGAAGAGGCCCGGCCGAGGCCCAG GGACCAGTGGCGGAAAACTAAatccacccccagcaccccctgcAAGATCACCCACCACGGAGCTTTCAAGCAGAAGCCAGCAGGCCTGGACCCCGACCCAGCAGGCTTGGACCCCGACCCAGCAGCCCGGAGGTCAGCTGCGGAACGGAAACCTGCATATCATTG ATGACTTTGAATCTAAATTCACGTTCCATACTGTGGAAGACTTTCCTCCTCCGGATGAATATAAACCATGCCAGAAGGTTTACCCCAGCAAGATCCCCAGAA